From the genome of Miscanthus floridulus cultivar M001 chromosome 10, ASM1932011v1, whole genome shotgun sequence, one region includes:
- the LOC136488423 gene encoding uncharacterized protein: protein MWLRWSQTAINFDQEDHPNRVYHPRRYSLVVSPILGTAHLTKVLMDEDSSLNILYASTLDKMGIPQRNLRPCKAPFYGIVPGKEACAPREPLTFEVIDFLGVYHALLGRSCFTKFMAIPNYTYLKLKMPNPKGVIIVEGSFEQAYYYKQDCITKAATLIAPCAPDGPGHDARRASVEEATKTAAVLDQPSIGKAIKTSGDSGGSAGPSI, encoded by the exons ATGTGGCTCCGGTGGTCCCAGACAGCCATCAACTTCGACCAAGAAGACCATCCTAATCGCGTCTATCATCCGAGGCGCTACTCGCTCGTGGTCAGCCCGATCTTGGGCACCgcgcacctcaccaaggtgctgatggatgaggacagcagcctcaacatactctacgccAGCACCCTCGACAAGATGGGCATCCCTCAGAGGAACCTGCGCCCCTGCAAGGCACCATTCTACGGGATTGTGCCGGGGAAGGAAGCCTGTGCCCCTCGG GAGCCGCTCACCTTCGAGGTCATCGACTTCCTTGGTGTCTACCATGCCCTCCTTGGTCGATCATGCTTCactaagttcatggccatccccaactacacctacctcaagctcaagatgcctaaCCCAAAGGGGGTCATCATTGTCGAGGGCAGCTTTGAGCAAGCCTACTACTACAAGCAAGACTGCATCACCAAAGCAGCCACGCTCATCGCCCCTTGTGCTCCCGATGGCCCTGGCCATGACGCAAGAAGGGCATCGGTGGAGGAAGCAACTAAGACAGCGGCGGTGCTCGACCAACCGAGCATCGGCAAGGCGATTAAGACCTCTGGCGACAGTGGTGGCTCAGCTGGCCCCTCCATCTAG